The sequence ATGGCAATTAGCTAAGGATGTATTTGGTTTAAATAGAGAGTTAGGAACTACCTTGCCGATCGACCAGTGTTGAACTTTGAGAGAGAGAGCTCTCTCGAAACACGATTGAGTATTGATGTAGTTTTCTTCTGATATTAAAATAAAGTTCTATTTTGTGTTTCGTGTTATTATGATTCAAAGACATGATTAAGGCGCATACATAGTCTACGGGACTATTTCTTGGCCACAGTTTCTCCTGTAACTTAAAAAAGCTTCAACATAATTTTAAACTCATTCCTCCCCAGTTTGAGAGAAAATCACTTTCTCAATCAGCTTGTTTACAATAAAACGTCTCGCCGGAACTCGCATAATCTGTTGTTGACTGATTGAATCCATCCTAAATATATATCTCATTAGTTATTTAATGGTATTGATTCTTAATTTGTTGTGCTTCAGGTAACCAATTTGATCGGCCAGCTACTCGGGTCTGGTAGACCTCCAATGTGAGCTGATTCATGATTTGTATAATTGTCAGTGAGTTGGGAATGAAGAACTTTTGGTTTAAGCATTTTTGGTCTGATTAGTTCTCCATTTCAtgaaataatttagtttttctGTCCGAGAAAGCATTGATAATGACACATTCCTTGTCAATTTTATAGTTTTCATTTCACCATtaactatgaatttaaatttcTAGAAAATATTCGATTGGGTCTCTATACCCTTTCTTTTATTAGTTCCTCAAGATCCTACTGGCTATGCTTTGCCTCTTGAATATCTTCCTTGCCAATTCTTTGATTTTAATGGCTGAAGAGGAATGTTAAATAAAGTATTGTAGACTTCTGTCTCAAATTTATTTTGCCAGTCCTTTTGTTAAAATTGTAGCAATATGGATTCTTTTATTCATATTAAACAAAAGTAATTTGTACAGATTTCACAAAGACAGTTTACATGGATTCATTAGTTACAAATTCACATGATAACTCGGAGTTTAGCCGGAAATCTCAACGGATTTCACATCTGTTTTCTTTCCTTCCGCCTTCGGGACCGTCACAGTAAGAACTCCGTTTTCCATTGATGCCCTAATTTCCTCCGTTTTCGCATCCTCCGGCATCCTAAATCTCCTCTGAAACTTTCCACTGCTTCGTTCTATCCGATGCCATTTCTCGTTCTTATCCTCTTTTTCTACATTTCGTTCGCCGCTAATCTGAATCACTTTTCCGTCTTCAATCTCCACTTTCACTTCCTCTTTCTTCAGTCCAGGCAGATCGGCTTTCAGAACATGAGCCTCCGGCGTCTCCTTCCAATCTACACGAGCGTTCACTATAGCTGAAGTTTCTCGAGCGATTTCGGGAAAGTGAGATGAAATTGAAGAAGGGAAGTGAAAATCGAATGGATCTGAGAGGTCGAACGTGGCAAATGGATCGAAGACACTGCTCTGTCGGCCATTGAAAAAGCTTGGAATCATCGACATCTTCGTAGGTTTAGTTTGAACAACTTAATCGGACTTGAATTGGAGAATTGAAATCGAAACTTAGAAGCGCTTTGATGGAATTCAACAATGATCTTGGTAGAATTAGTGGTTTGGAGTTTCTGACTGGTGAAGAAAGTGAAAGAGGCGAGAAATTATAGCAAGTGGGCGAAGATTCTGGTTTCTTCTAGAAGGTTTCTCTATTCTTTGAAATATCATCGCTTTTGTCATCGTATGAATATGAACCTTCTAGGCTTTCACCCAATCATTTTATAACGGGCTTGATTAATATGAAGTTTATAAAGATCCAAAGTACAAATATTATAAACATAAATTTGAAAGTCGGAAAATACAATTCAATCCATATTTTAATGTTGAATTGAGATTGGGTTGGAAATACAATTTAAGTTATTAGAATTATTAACTTGTTGGAAATACAATTTGAGTTATTAAGATTGTCAACCAATGATATAATTGAGTTGAGAATGTTCCCTAACCAAACTCTTCTCAATCCATTTATATTCCTATATAGACATGTATTAATATATATAGTATACAGTAAAATCTATT comes from Cucumis melo cultivar AY chromosome 12, USDA_Cmelo_AY_1.0, whole genome shotgun sequence and encodes:
- the LOC103497111 gene encoding 18.5 kDa class I heat shock protein-like, coding for MSMIPSFFNGRQSSVFDPFATFDLSDPFDFHFPSSISSHFPEIARETSAIVNARVDWKETPEAHVLKADLPGLKKEEVKVEIEDGKVIQISGERNVEKEDKNEKWHRIERSSGKFQRRFRMPEDAKTEEIRASMENGVLTVTVPKAEGKKTDVKSVEISG